In a single window of the Subtercola sp. PAMC28395 genome:
- a CDS encoding DNA cytosine methyltransferase: MSAATNAKPKVKRGPARRRRVHGETTVTDLFCGAGGSSSGLATLPGVKVIMAANHWQLAIDSHQLNHPNTDHSSADISQVEPSWFPTTDILWASPECTNHSVAKGIKRQRATEASLFDLNEAPLPDAAAIRSRATMWDVPRFAEYHHYKAIIIENVVDAYRWIPFPAWLQSMELLGYQHQIVWLNSMHAQAYGLPAPQSRDRMYIVFWLKGNRAPDLQKWTRPKALCERHGLISAVQTFKKAEEWGRYRAQYLYRCPQCAAVVEPGWLPASSAIDWTIEGTRIGDREKPLSPKTMTRIEKGIERYWRPTIVEATGNTYDSTDPRHPNHGSDTGYLRAWPIEETFRTLHASESKGLALPPLITDGIRGEGTVQSAADPMLTQTTAQTKGMLVPSGGTWRDIATSLADVMPTRTTVETDALLIPVEGRDGKTAAAAADPLRTQSTRNETAIVVPLRNHGVAKGADSPIDTVSANGNHHALLMRNNTARGDQGQMTTPVSEVMRTLTTAGHQSLLVPYNSRGGAAPVSDPHRTFTTLDRYSLLSGPVNVEDCIFRMLTPDEIKVGMAFAHTYTLLGTKREQVKQAGNAVTPPAARDLGAAVIESLGIDIEMAA; the protein is encoded by the coding sequence ATGAGCGCTGCAACAAACGCAAAGCCGAAGGTAAAGCGCGGCCCGGCCCGCCGGCGGCGAGTGCACGGCGAGACCACTGTCACTGATCTCTTCTGTGGCGCTGGCGGCTCAAGTTCTGGTCTGGCAACACTGCCCGGGGTGAAAGTCATCATGGCTGCGAATCACTGGCAGCTCGCGATCGACTCGCACCAACTGAACCACCCGAACACTGACCACTCGTCGGCTGATATCTCCCAGGTGGAGCCGTCGTGGTTCCCGACGACCGACATTCTGTGGGCGTCACCGGAGTGCACGAACCACTCGGTCGCGAAGGGCATCAAACGGCAGCGCGCCACGGAAGCATCATTGTTCGACCTGAACGAGGCACCTCTGCCCGACGCGGCGGCGATTCGGTCGCGGGCGACGATGTGGGATGTGCCCCGGTTCGCGGAGTACCACCACTACAAGGCGATCATCATCGAGAACGTCGTCGACGCGTACCGGTGGATACCGTTCCCCGCGTGGCTGCAGTCGATGGAGTTGCTCGGGTATCAGCACCAGATCGTGTGGTTGAACTCGATGCACGCGCAGGCGTACGGTCTGCCTGCCCCGCAGTCACGTGACCGCATGTACATCGTGTTCTGGCTGAAAGGCAACCGGGCCCCGGACCTGCAGAAGTGGACACGCCCGAAAGCGCTGTGTGAACGGCACGGTCTGATCAGTGCGGTGCAGACGTTCAAGAAGGCTGAGGAGTGGGGCCGGTACCGTGCGCAGTACCTCTACCGGTGCCCGCAGTGCGCGGCCGTTGTTGAGCCTGGCTGGTTGCCCGCGTCGTCGGCGATCGACTGGACCATCGAGGGCACACGTATTGGTGACCGGGAGAAGCCGTTGTCGCCGAAGACGATGACCCGGATCGAGAAGGGCATCGAACGGTACTGGCGTCCCACGATCGTGGAGGCGACCGGGAACACGTATGACTCCACCGATCCAAGACACCCGAACCACGGCAGCGACACCGGATACCTCCGTGCCTGGCCGATCGAAGAAACGTTCCGGACGCTGCATGCCTCGGAGTCGAAAGGTCTCGCCCTGCCGCCGCTGATCACTGACGGCATCCGCGGCGAAGGGACCGTGCAGTCTGCTGCAGATCCGATGCTCACGCAGACGACCGCGCAGACGAAGGGCATGCTCGTCCCCTCTGGCGGCACCTGGCGAGATATAGCAACCTCGCTCGCCGACGTGATGCCGACACGCACGACCGTCGAGACGGATGCGCTTCTGATCCCGGTTGAGGGCCGAGATGGCAAGACTGCCGCAGCCGCCGCTGATCCGCTGCGTACGCAGTCAACCCGCAACGAGACCGCGATCGTCGTGCCGCTCCGGAACCACGGAGTAGCGAAGGGCGCAGACTCACCGATCGACACGGTCTCAGCGAATGGCAACCACCACGCCCTGCTGATGCGGAACAACACCGCTCGAGGCGACCAAGGCCAGATGACCACCCCGGTGAGTGAGGTGATGCGCACACTCACAACGGCGGGCCACCAGTCACTGCTCGTGCCCTACAACTCTCGGGGTGGTGCAGCGCCGGTCAGCGACCCGCATAGGACCTTCACCACGTTGGATCGGTATTCGCTCCTGTCGGGCCCAGTCAACGTCGAGGACTGCATCTTCCGCATGCTCACCCCCGACGAGATCAAAGTCGGCATGGCATTCGCGCACACCTACACGTTGCTCGGCACGAAACGAGAGCAGGTCAAGCAGGCCGGGAACGCGGTCACGCCGCCCGCCGCACGCGACCTCGGAGCGGCCGTCATCGAGTCGCTCGGCATCGACATCGAGATGGCCGCATGA
- a CDS encoding DNA methyltransferase gives MSLLTLNTGADTTLTYADFLREKVAFDKSFGFEIDPAEVNPMLKPHQRDIVCWAVRGGRRAIFAKFGLGKTVMQIEVLRLIMKHRGGSALVVLPLDVRIEFARDAAMLGVQTQFIQTTAFGLPGEGLYLTNYESVREGKVDVNLFIAASLDEASVLRDYGSKTFQTFLTLFKHTEYRFVATALPAPNRHKELIHYAAFLSIMDSGAALTRFFQRDSSKAGNLTIYPHKIREFHLWLNTWAVFLQRPSDLGYSDEGYDLPDFEVNWHEVGDPSTYVKTDRDGQAVMYADAALGIVDAARVKRDSIGNRVARLTELVNASPEDHFLLWHHLEDERHEIVKALPETVDVYGSQDRDLRAQRVIDFSDGKFRLLATKPSISGSGSNFQRHCHRAIFVGVNYSFDGIYQSIHRIHRYLQTENVIIDFIHTESERGLITELLEKWKRDDELTERMSDVLREFGLNPSAITAELTREMGIEREVSFGADWKVALNDCVVETADHMETDSIDMILTSIPFGNHYEYSLNYSDFGHTDNNAHFWWQNDYLTPNLLRVLKPGRILAVHVKDRINFGNVTGAGLPTVSPFHAEAIAHYTQHGFDYMGMITITTDVVRENNQTYRLGYTKMRKDGSNMGVGSPEYVLLFHKPQTDRSKGWADERVVKEISEYSLARWQIDAAADWRSSGDRLLSTDELAALKPEIRSRLFTDQSMRSVYDFDAHVALGEAMAAKNALPATFASLSPGSWSESVWHDINRLATLNGEQSRRNLEFHICPLQFDIVDRLIERYTNPGELVYDPFGGLGTVPLRARKLGRRGRMAELNPTSYRDAVMYQREEDRRGETPSLFDLLDIEDSEAIAS, from the coding sequence GTGAGCCTCCTCACCCTGAACACTGGCGCCGACACCACCCTGACATACGCCGATTTCCTCCGAGAGAAGGTTGCGTTCGACAAGAGCTTCGGATTCGAGATCGACCCGGCCGAAGTCAACCCGATGCTGAAGCCACACCAGCGCGACATCGTCTGCTGGGCGGTGCGCGGCGGCCGGCGTGCGATCTTCGCGAAGTTCGGTCTCGGCAAGACGGTCATGCAGATCGAAGTACTCCGTCTGATCATGAAGCACCGTGGCGGTTCCGCGCTCGTCGTTCTCCCTCTCGACGTGCGGATCGAGTTCGCCCGCGACGCAGCGATGCTCGGTGTGCAAACGCAGTTCATCCAGACCACCGCATTCGGCTTGCCCGGTGAGGGCCTGTACCTCACGAACTACGAGTCAGTGCGCGAGGGCAAGGTCGACGTGAATCTCTTCATCGCCGCCAGCCTCGACGAAGCATCAGTGCTGCGCGACTACGGGTCGAAAACCTTCCAGACCTTCCTCACCCTCTTCAAGCACACCGAATACCGGTTCGTCGCGACAGCACTGCCCGCCCCGAACCGCCACAAGGAACTGATCCACTACGCCGCGTTCCTCAGCATCATGGACTCTGGTGCGGCTCTCACACGGTTCTTCCAACGCGACTCTTCCAAGGCCGGGAACCTCACGATCTACCCCCACAAAATTCGCGAATTCCATCTGTGGCTGAACACCTGGGCCGTCTTCCTGCAACGGCCATCGGATCTCGGCTATTCAGACGAGGGATATGACCTTCCCGACTTCGAGGTCAACTGGCACGAGGTCGGAGACCCGTCGACCTACGTCAAGACCGACCGCGACGGGCAAGCGGTGATGTACGCCGACGCAGCGCTCGGCATCGTCGACGCCGCCCGGGTGAAACGAGACTCGATCGGCAACCGTGTCGCCCGTCTCACTGAGCTCGTGAACGCGTCACCAGAAGATCACTTCCTACTTTGGCACCACCTCGAGGATGAACGCCACGAGATAGTCAAGGCGCTCCCTGAGACCGTGGACGTCTACGGTTCACAGGACCGTGACCTCCGCGCCCAACGCGTCATTGACTTCTCGGATGGCAAGTTCCGACTGCTCGCCACGAAACCGAGCATCTCCGGGTCCGGGTCGAACTTCCAACGGCACTGCCACCGAGCGATCTTCGTGGGCGTGAACTACTCATTCGACGGTATATACCAATCCATTCACCGCATCCACCGCTACCTGCAGACGGAGAATGTGATCATCGACTTCATTCACACCGAGTCGGAGCGCGGCCTGATCACGGAGCTTCTGGAGAAGTGGAAACGTGACGACGAGCTCACGGAGCGGATGTCTGACGTGCTGCGCGAGTTCGGTCTGAACCCGTCGGCGATCACTGCTGAATTGACTCGCGAGATGGGTATCGAACGGGAGGTTAGCTTCGGCGCTGACTGGAAAGTCGCGCTCAACGATTGCGTCGTCGAGACCGCCGATCACATGGAAACCGACTCGATCGACATGATTCTCACGTCGATACCGTTTGGCAACCACTACGAGTACTCGCTGAACTACTCCGACTTCGGCCACACCGATAACAACGCGCACTTCTGGTGGCAGAACGACTACCTCACACCGAACCTTCTGCGCGTCCTGAAGCCGGGCCGGATCCTCGCCGTGCATGTGAAGGACCGAATCAACTTCGGCAACGTCACCGGGGCGGGCCTGCCAACCGTCTCACCGTTCCACGCCGAAGCGATCGCGCACTATACACAGCACGGTTTCGACTACATGGGAATGATCACGATCACCACCGACGTCGTGCGCGAGAACAACCAGACGTACCGTCTCGGATATACGAAGATGCGGAAAGACGGCTCGAACATGGGCGTCGGCTCTCCCGAGTACGTGCTCCTGTTCCACAAGCCGCAGACCGACCGGTCGAAGGGCTGGGCTGACGAACGCGTCGTGAAGGAGATCTCCGAGTACTCGCTCGCCAGGTGGCAGATCGATGCTGCCGCTGACTGGCGATCATCGGGCGACCGGCTGCTTTCAACGGATGAGCTTGCAGCCCTGAAGCCAGAGATCCGGTCGCGCCTGTTCACTGATCAGTCGATGCGTTCCGTGTACGACTTCGATGCTCATGTGGCGCTCGGTGAGGCTATGGCTGCGAAGAATGCGCTCCCTGCTACGTTCGCTTCGCTCTCTCCGGGTTCGTGGTCTGAGAGTGTCTGGCACGACATCAACCGGCTGGCCACCCTAAACGGTGAGCAGTCCCGCAGGAACCTCGAATTTCATATCTGCCCGCTGCAGTTCGACATCGTAGACCGGCTCATCGAGCGGTATACGAACCCGGGCGAGTTGGTATACGACCCCTTCGGTGGTCTCGGAACTGTGCCTCTCCGGGCCCGGAAACTCGGACGCCGCGGACGCATGGCTGAACTGAATCCCACCTCATACCGTGACGCGGTCATGTACCAGCGGGAAGAAGACCGCCGCGGTGAAACTCCGTCCCTATTTGACCTGCTCGACATCGAAGACAGCGAGGCGATTGCATCATGA
- a CDS encoding phage portal protein, with the protein MASDPTDLWPPYPFNIAAARHHEHDAWWTGDTQALSVIYSGSGEVVSHLHNGVPYRGGVLGSLTKFWVGQPVVQNEDRTKAHFDMPGVLARLSAALLFSERPKIRYTKPNDTTVPDAKTPKWTHPGQDRLDTIMASDETHAELLKSGEYAAALGGAYLAVTWDTKLRHNVRIRAYAADCAIPDFQDGILTGFTLWTQYERNTDVFRLLERHDYGTISFTLHKGGPKNLGTVVPLNTLSETAHYNGFRTPAELDAALTDPLSYSETVTVATGVNELAVVYYPNDMPQTEWRKLGVLANLGRSDFAGNEERFDNLDQIFSSLMRDVENGGGRVIIPEQYLEAGAPGTGAQFDKNRQYYSGINALGNPSDTLSSQLTIAQFAIRVEDHLRAMDAVKHLIAAKCGYSPQHLGLQPKSEGSGPKTATEVSADFTASELTRDKKSLYVKPALSKLAQVALAIDGVVFPGMGGGLYEELPDIEFAPISQIDLQKNATVVSLLYTSESASRKRRVQMANPTWDDIEVSEEVALLEVEFANQAVPPLVPPDFGPVDAGATSDTATAA; encoded by the coding sequence ATGGCCTCCGACCCGACCGACCTGTGGCCCCCGTACCCGTTCAACATCGCCGCCGCCCGCCACCACGAACATGACGCGTGGTGGACCGGTGACACACAAGCCTTGTCGGTCATCTATTCGGGTTCCGGTGAGGTTGTCTCGCACCTCCACAACGGTGTCCCCTATCGGGGTGGTGTCCTCGGGTCGTTGACGAAGTTCTGGGTCGGGCAGCCTGTCGTCCAGAACGAAGACCGCACCAAAGCACACTTCGACATGCCCGGTGTCCTCGCGCGCCTCTCTGCGGCTTTGTTGTTCTCGGAGCGTCCGAAGATCCGGTACACGAAACCCAACGACACGACCGTACCCGACGCGAAAACACCGAAGTGGACACACCCCGGGCAGGACCGCCTTGACACGATCATGGCGTCCGATGAGACCCACGCTGAACTGCTGAAATCGGGTGAGTACGCGGCGGCACTCGGCGGAGCCTATCTTGCGGTGACGTGGGACACGAAACTCAGACATAACGTTCGCATCCGTGCGTACGCCGCGGACTGTGCGATCCCCGACTTCCAAGACGGCATACTCACAGGTTTCACGTTGTGGACGCAGTACGAACGCAACACGGACGTGTTCCGGTTGTTGGAGCGCCACGACTACGGAACGATCTCTTTCACCCTCCACAAGGGTGGGCCGAAGAACCTCGGCACGGTCGTCCCCCTGAACACACTGTCTGAGACTGCGCACTACAACGGGTTCAGAACCCCAGCAGAACTTGACGCCGCCCTCACCGACCCGCTGTCGTACTCCGAGACCGTGACCGTCGCAACCGGTGTCAACGAGCTCGCTGTCGTGTACTACCCGAACGACATGCCACAAACCGAGTGGCGGAAACTTGGCGTGCTCGCGAACCTCGGACGCTCCGACTTCGCAGGCAACGAGGAACGGTTCGACAACCTCGACCAAATTTTCTCTTCGCTTATGCGCGATGTGGAGAACGGCGGCGGGCGGGTCATCATCCCCGAGCAGTACCTTGAGGCAGGCGCCCCTGGGACGGGTGCGCAGTTTGACAAGAACCGGCAGTACTACTCCGGTATCAACGCCCTCGGTAACCCGTCAGACACTCTCTCATCCCAGTTGACTATCGCGCAGTTCGCTATCCGTGTCGAGGACCACCTCAGGGCTATGGACGCAGTGAAACACCTCATCGCCGCGAAGTGCGGGTACTCCCCGCAGCATCTCGGGTTGCAACCGAAGTCCGAGGGTTCAGGACCGAAGACCGCGACGGAAGTGTCCGCGGACTTCACCGCCTCCGAACTAACACGTGACAAGAAGTCGCTGTACGTCAAGCCTGCACTGTCGAAGCTGGCGCAGGTTGCCCTTGCGATCGATGGTGTTGTTTTCCCGGGTATGGGTGGTGGTCTGTACGAGGAGCTGCCTGATATCGAGTTCGCCCCGATCTCGCAGATCGACTTGCAGAAGAATGCGACGGTCGTGTCTCTTCTTTACACCTCGGAGTCTGCGTCGCGGAAACGGCGCGTTCAGATGGCTAACCCGACATGGGATGACATCGAAGTGTCTGAGGAAGTGGCTTTGCTTGAAGTCGAGTTCGCTAATCAGGCCGTCCCGCCGTTGGTGCCACCTGATTTCGGGCCGGTAGACGCAGGGGCGACCAGTGACACAGCAACCGCCGCCTAA
- a CDS encoding single-stranded DNA-binding protein: MARATITIEGYVAKDPETRQVTGHRITSVTVPVTPQKKDGNGGYVDSGETVWYTAEFWDEHGLSVAEVVRKGQLVTVTGNLDITQREKDGRTYVNQTVSFGNIAVLVPRKRSSSQQPSQAPSAPVDDPWAHQSTPTGYNGSETPF; the protein is encoded by the coding sequence ATGGCACGAGCAACTATCACGATCGAGGGTTACGTCGCGAAGGACCCGGAGACACGGCAGGTGACGGGGCACCGCATCACGTCCGTGACGGTCCCGGTGACACCGCAGAAGAAGGATGGCAACGGCGGGTACGTTGATTCGGGCGAGACGGTTTGGTACACGGCCGAGTTTTGGGATGAGCACGGTCTGTCCGTCGCTGAGGTGGTTCGGAAGGGCCAGCTCGTGACGGTCACCGGCAACCTGGACATCACACAGCGCGAGAAGGATGGGCGCACGTACGTGAATCAGACGGTCTCATTCGGGAACATCGCCGTACTCGTGCCACGCAAGCGTTCGTCGTCTCAGCAGCCGTCTCAGGCCCCGTCAGCGCCCGTAGATGATCCGTGGGCGCACCAGTCCACCCCGACCGGTTACAACGGCTCAGAGACGCCTTTTTGA
- a CDS encoding PD-(D/E)XK nuclease-like domain-containing protein, with protein MTAGIVTDMSEADYHARPELSSTQARWLLDTPATYRHNKDNPQPHKVAFDLGTAVHTKVLGVGSNVLICPDDHLTPAGAISSKAATAAWLDEQRSNGLIVIGRQQAASVDAMAEAVLAHSGARALLESIGGREVSMFAEIDGVPMRARFDVYDGRSAADLKSARNASPGGFNKAVGNFGYHVQDRWYSEAHTAITGTELDVFKFIVVEPTAPYLVGFYDLDFMWEDDAKKKVSRARELYLQCTETGEWPGYPSMTLTPPTWAVWEDENEGEIQV; from the coding sequence ATGACCGCGGGCATTGTCACTGATATGTCTGAGGCTGACTACCACGCAAGACCGGAACTGTCATCAACGCAGGCACGGTGGTTGCTGGACACACCTGCGACGTACCGGCACAACAAAGACAACCCGCAACCGCACAAAGTTGCGTTCGACCTCGGTACCGCAGTTCACACGAAAGTCTTGGGTGTCGGGTCGAACGTTCTCATCTGTCCCGACGACCACCTAACGCCTGCTGGTGCGATCTCTTCGAAGGCCGCGACGGCCGCATGGCTCGATGAGCAGCGCTCGAACGGCCTGATCGTTATCGGTCGGCAGCAGGCCGCATCTGTGGATGCAATGGCTGAGGCTGTTCTGGCGCACTCTGGGGCTCGCGCGCTGCTCGAGTCGATCGGTGGGCGTGAGGTGAGCATGTTCGCTGAGATCGATGGTGTGCCAATGCGTGCACGGTTCGATGTTTATGACGGGCGTAGTGCGGCTGATCTGAAGTCGGCTCGTAACGCTTCCCCCGGTGGTTTCAACAAAGCTGTGGGCAATTTCGGGTATCACGTTCAAGACCGTTGGTATTCGGAAGCTCACACCGCCATCACTGGCACCGAGCTTGACGTGTTCAAGTTCATCGTCGTAGAGCCGACCGCACCGTATCTCGTTGGTTTCTATGACCTCGATTTTATGTGGGAAGACGACGCGAAGAAGAAGGTCAGTCGCGCACGTGAACTGTACCTGCAATGCACCGAGACCGGCGAATGGCCGGGCTATCCGAGCATGACGCTCACGCCGCCGACGTGGGCTGTGTGGGAAGACGAGAACGAAGGGGAGATACAGGTCTGA
- a CDS encoding PBSX family phage terminase large subunit produces the protein MTTELLDVDGDPIPESSVLGPQQIRSLKESNARINIFEGAIRSGKTIVSLLRFLMAVLFARGGVIVVVARTRDSAFRNVFEPLMDTALFGPLAKLTHYTAGAPTARVMGRTVHVLGANDKKSEKVLRGLTVALAYVDEITVIPEDFFTQLLGRMSPPNAKMFGTTNPDSPAHWLKAKFLDRIGVDLKNWRTWHFTLDDNPGLSEEYKNQIKSEFTGLWYKRFILGEWVAAEGAIYDMWDPEVHTIPWDDLPPMRELLCCAIDYGTTNPTVAGILGISTEIDRWGKPHPRLFMVDEWTYDSKVSQQKLTDAELSRQMRAWLDGGGHIPHDTFPPMRPRYTILDPSAASFRVQLGQDGIMSTQADNEVLYGIRTVASLLGSGKLLIARPTVKNPDRGCPRFIQEAPGYAWDPEQTLKGKDQPIKAADHSLDQGRYGIVTTENLWRQHIKLAT, from the coding sequence ATGACGACTGAGCTGCTTGATGTTGATGGTGACCCGATTCCCGAGTCGTCGGTTCTGGGGCCGCAGCAGATCCGGTCATTGAAGGAGTCGAATGCGCGCATCAACATTTTCGAGGGCGCTATCCGTTCGGGTAAAACGATCGTGTCGTTACTCCGGTTTCTTATGGCTGTGCTGTTCGCCCGCGGTGGTGTGATCGTTGTTGTTGCCCGCACCCGCGACAGTGCTTTCCGGAACGTTTTCGAACCGTTGATGGACACTGCATTGTTCGGCCCGTTGGCGAAGCTCACCCATTACACTGCTGGGGCACCCACAGCCCGTGTGATGGGTCGCACAGTGCATGTGTTGGGTGCGAACGATAAGAAGTCCGAGAAAGTTCTCCGCGGCCTCACCGTCGCTCTTGCGTATGTGGATGAGATAACCGTCATCCCCGAAGATTTCTTCACCCAACTACTTGGTCGCATGTCCCCGCCGAACGCGAAAATGTTCGGCACCACGAACCCCGATTCGCCGGCGCATTGGTTGAAAGCTAAGTTCCTCGACCGCATCGGTGTGGACCTGAAGAACTGGCGCACATGGCATTTCACCCTTGACGACAACCCTGGCCTGTCTGAGGAGTACAAGAACCAGATCAAGTCCGAGTTCACGGGGCTCTGGTACAAGAGGTTCATCCTCGGAGAATGGGTTGCTGCTGAGGGTGCGATCTACGACATGTGGGACCCAGAAGTTCACACCATCCCCTGGGACGACTTACCACCGATGCGGGAACTTCTGTGTTGCGCGATCGACTACGGCACCACGAACCCGACCGTGGCAGGCATCCTCGGCATCAGTACCGAGATTGACCGGTGGGGCAAACCGCACCCCCGACTGTTCATGGTGGACGAGTGGACGTACGACTCGAAGGTGTCGCAGCAGAAACTCACCGATGCTGAACTGTCCCGCCAGATGCGCGCATGGTTAGACGGCGGCGGACATATCCCCCACGACACATTCCCTCCGATGCGACCCAGATACACCATCCTCGACCCTTCAGCGGCGTCGTTCCGGGTGCAACTCGGGCAGGACGGCATTATGTCCACGCAGGCTGACAACGAGGTGCTGTACGGCATCCGCACCGTCGCATCCTTGCTCGGCTCAGGGAAGCTACTCATTGCACGCCCAACGGTGAAGAACCCCGACCGTGGATGCCCCCGCTTCATCCAGGAAGCACCTGGGTATGCGTGGGACCCCGAGCAGACCCTCAAGGGCAAAGACCAACCCATCAAGGCCGCGGATCACTCGCTGGATCAAGGTCGTTACGGCATCGTCACCACAGAGAACCTGTGGCGTCAACACATCAAGCTCGCAACCTAA
- a CDS encoding helix-turn-helix domain-containing protein gives MSYKATNWAYDLPLTGSAKGVLVALADMADEENSCYPGQKKLADMTGRSQKTIERALKYLESVGLLERIHRHSANGWRTSDRYLLKLDVTEIIQSDILPTSQVAYKAESLQGTVSSQTDTLSQPNRQGDGAEENHQVNHQLEPSGVAETAKPPRGKRLSDSFEVTPEMVVWAKTNAPLVDGKRSTAKFMNHFTSLTGRGSTKLNWVKAWENWLTTDQERAELHRPRLTPTERAMTTLSLATDIDVLEIEAR, from the coding sequence ATGAGCTACAAAGCAACTAACTGGGCGTATGACCTGCCGCTGACAGGTTCCGCGAAAGGTGTTCTCGTTGCCCTGGCCGACATGGCTGACGAAGAGAACAGTTGTTACCCCGGTCAGAAGAAGTTAGCTGACATGACAGGGCGCTCTCAGAAGACGATCGAGCGTGCTTTGAAGTATCTCGAATCGGTTGGGTTGCTTGAGCGAATTCATCGGCACTCGGCAAATGGGTGGAGAACAAGCGACCGGTACCTGCTGAAACTCGATGTTACCGAGATTATCCAATCCGACATTCTGCCTACTAGTCAGGTTGCCTACAAGGCAGAGAGCCTACAAGGCACTGTGTCCAGCCAAACAGACACCCTGTCCCAGCCAAACAGACAAGGTGACGGGGCAGAAGAGAACCATCAGGTTAACCATCAGTTAGAACCATCAGGTGTTGCGGAAACCGCAAAACCACCACGAGGGAAACGACTATCAGATTCATTCGAGGTCACACCCGAAATGGTTGTTTGGGCGAAAACTAACGCGCCGCTTGTAGACGGCAAGCGTTCCACGGCCAAGTTCATGAATCACTTCACATCGTTGACGGGGCGAGGCTCCACAAAGCTCAACTGGGTGAAGGCGTGGGAGAACTGGTTGACCACCGATCAGGAGCGTGCTGAGTTGCATCGTCCACGCCTCACTCCGACCGAACGCGCCATGACGACGCTCTCACTTGCTACCGACATTGACGTATTGGAGATCGAAGCCCGATGA
- a CDS encoding helix-turn-helix domain-containing protein — protein sequence MTRGRPVSPELRARIISLIEAGMTRNAVAREVGIAPSAVTRIAQDEELTFDRSMSAAAVAAAQSDAKAKRAELQLMLVAKAEDFIVSIDQPFLAFSFGGKDNTYEEHELDGPPTGDILNLMRSTSLALKEARDLRKDDDDEGVGEAESLLMNLILELGLSDDD from the coding sequence ATGACTCGTGGCAGACCAGTCTCCCCAGAACTACGCGCCCGCATCATCAGCCTCATTGAGGCAGGCATGACCCGGAACGCTGTAGCACGCGAAGTGGGTATCGCCCCGTCCGCAGTGACCCGCATCGCCCAAGACGAGGAGCTCACCTTTGACCGGTCGATGTCGGCTGCGGCGGTTGCTGCGGCTCAGTCTGATGCGAAGGCTAAGCGTGCGGAATTACAGTTGATGCTCGTCGCGAAGGCTGAGGACTTCATAGTGTCGATCGATCAACCGTTTCTTGCATTCAGTTTCGGTGGGAAAGATAACACGTACGAGGAACACGAACTCGACGGTCCGCCGACTGGTGACATTCTCAATTTGATGCGGTCTACTTCGCTCGCGCTGAAAGAGGCTCGTGATCTTCGGAAGGATGATGACGATGAGGGTGTCGGTGAGGCGGAGAGCCTGCTGATGAATCTGATTCTTGAGTTGGGGCTTTCTGATGACGACTGA